A region of Stegostoma tigrinum isolate sSteTig4 chromosome 5, sSteTig4.hap1, whole genome shotgun sequence DNA encodes the following proteins:
- the pomgnt2 gene encoding protein O-linked-mannose beta-1,4-N-acetylglucosaminyltransferase 2: protein MHRLHCRMSIAIIFNALLVSFLAAVLWKYAKLWEHAVSLEEELLRSQQTQELSQVKIDYHAALQALVEDGTRMACTGTMHTERICRFESLCYSTDVDEFVFFHSNASILLPNLGSRRFQPALLDLSSAEDHSAQYFNFVELTVDALKFMPKPVFVPDVALIMNRFNPDNLMHVFHDDLLPIYYTMQLFPDLDQDSRLVFMEGWNEGPHFDLYKLLSNKQPLLKDHLKGLGKLLCFTKSYVGLSKMTTWYQYGFVQPQRPKANILISGNEIRQFANFLVEKLNITTDPSGEGYIVVFSRTINRLILNEAELILGLAQEFQMKTIVVTLDDHSFSDLVRLIRGASMLVSMHGAQLVMALFLPPGAVVVELYPYAINPEHYTPYKTLAALPGMDLQYVAWRNTEEENTVPHPNRPWEQGGIAHLAQSQQERIIKSKEVPRHLCCRNPEWLFRVYQDTIVDIPSVMSAIHQSVGSKLPVKKIMANSLIYPGKVRDSKCQSPEQVTNVGKLSISWEVPWNLKYLKVKEVKYEVWIQERGENTYMPYILPYRNYTFIENIKPFTAYMVWIRCIINENLLGPFAEVLTCNT, encoded by the coding sequence ATGCATAGACTACATTGCAGAATGAGCATAGCCATTATTTTCAATGCTTTGCTTGTGTCCTTCCTAGCGGCTGTGTTATGGAAGTATGCTAAATTGTGGGAACATGCTGTGTCCTTGGAGGAAGAGTTGTTGCGTTCCCAACAGACTCAAGAGCTGTCCCAAGTAAAGATTGATTACCATGCTGCATTGCAAGCCCTTGTGGAAGACGGCACCAGAATGGCTtgcacaggaacaatgcacactGAGCGGATCTGCCGATTTGAATCCCTCTGCTACTCTACCGATGTTGATGAGTTTGTCTTCTTCCACAGCAATGCTTCGATCTTGCTGCCAAATCTAGGCTCCCGGCGATTCCAACCTGCTCTGCTGGACTTATCTTCTGCTGAGGATCATAGCGCACAGTACTTCAATTTTGTAGAATTGACTGTTGATGCTCTTAAGTTCATGCCGAAACCTGTCTTTGTGCCAGACGTTGCATTGATTATGAACCGTTTCAACCCAGACAATCTCATGCATGTCTTTCATGATGATCTCCTCCCAATTTACTACACCATGCAACTGTTCCCAGACTTGGACcaagactcacgattggtgtttATGGAAGGTTGGAACGAAGGGCCACACTTTGACCTTTACAAATTGCTCAGCAACAAGCAACCCCTTCTGAAGGATCACCTGAAAGGTCTTGGCAAGCTGCTTTGCTTTACAAAGTCTTATGTTGGTTTGTCAAAAATGACAACTTGGTATCAGTACGGGTTTGTTCAGCCTCAGCGACCAAAAGCAAACATATTGATATCGGGGAATGAAATTAGGCAGTTTGCAAACTTCCTGGTGGAAAAATTAAATATTACCACAGACCCCAGTGGTGAAGGGTACATTGTGGTGTTCAGTCGCACAATCAATAGGTTAATTCTGAATGAAGCGGAATTGATCTTGGGTTTGGCACAGGAATTTCAGATGAAGACTATTGTGGTAACTCTGGATGACCATTCTTTCAGTGATCTTGTGCGATTAATTCGTGGAGCCTCTATGTTGGTCAGCATGCACGGAGCTCAGCTGGTGATGGCACTATTTCTACCCCCAGGTGCTGTAGTTGTTGAACTTTACCCCTATGCTATTAATCCAGAACATTACACACCTTATAAAACCCTGGCAGCTCTCCCAGGTATGGATCTACAGTATGTTGCCTGGCGGAATACGGAGGAGGAGAATACGGTTCCCCATCCCAATAGGCCATGGGAACAAGGTGGAATTGCTCACCTTGCTCAATCTCAACAAGAGCGTATAATAAAGAGCAAAGAGGTTCCTCGCCACCTATGCTGCCGAAATCCTGAATGGCTGTTTCGCGTTTATCAGGACACCATAGTGGATATCCCATCAGTGATGAGTGCCATTCATCAGTCAGTGGGATCCAAACTTCCTGTCAAAAAGATTATGGCAAACAGTTTAATATATCCAGGAAAAGTGAGAGATTCCAAGTGCCAATCTCCTGAACAGGTCACTAATGTTGGAAAGTTGTCCATTTCATGGGAAGTACCTTGGAACCTTAAGTATTTAAAAGTAAAAGAGGTTAAATATGAGGTATGGATCCAGGAACGAGGTGAGAACACCTACATGCCTTACATCCTGCCTTATCGGAACTACACGTTCATAGAAAACATTAAACCATTTACAGCCTACATGGTTTGGATAAGGTGCATCATTAATGAAAACCTTCTTGGCCCATTTGCAGAGGTACTGACTTGTAACACATAA